One Micromonospora sp. WMMD812 genomic window carries:
- a CDS encoding RNA polymerase-binding protein RbpA, which translates to MGERMLRGSRLGAVSYESDRNTELAPRQTREYLCAKGHQFEVPFAVDAEVPTTWECKFDGSVARLVDGNEPEQKKAKPPRTHWDMLLERRSIAELEDILAERLQEVRTRRGRA; encoded by the coding sequence ATGGGCGAGCGTATGCTGCGCGGAAGCCGCCTGGGCGCGGTCAGCTACGAATCCGACCGCAACACGGAGCTCGCGCCACGCCAGACCCGCGAGTACCTGTGCGCCAAGGGCCACCAGTTCGAGGTGCCGTTCGCCGTCGACGCCGAGGTCCCGACGACCTGGGAATGCAAGTTTGACGGCAGCGTCGCCCGGCTGGTCGACGGCAACGAGCCGGAGCAGAAGAAGGCCAAGCCGCCGCGCACCCACTGGGACATGCTGCTCGAGCGGCGCTCGATCGCCGAGCTGGAGGACATCCTCGCCGAGCGGCTCCAGGAGGTCCGCACCCGCCGCGGCCGGGCCTGA
- a CDS encoding polyprenol monophosphomannose synthase: protein MIEATETRRRTGGVAGVGRVLVVIPTYNEADNVSDIVARVRRAAPAVEILVADDNSPDGTGAIADTLAATDPRVHVLHREGKQGLGAAYLAGFGWARERGFDAVVEMDADGSHAPEDLPALLDAARHADVVIGSRWTSGARVVNWPLHRLALSRGGNLYARLALGMPVTDATGGYRVYRRAALDAIDLASVCSQGYSFQVELSRLAHRAGMRIVEVPITFAEREHGDSKMSPRIVAEALWRITTWAVQDRRQAVRRALHGTPTGQVRWP from the coding sequence GTGATCGAGGCGACCGAGACGAGACGGCGTACCGGCGGGGTCGCGGGCGTCGGCCGGGTGCTGGTGGTGATCCCCACCTACAACGAGGCGGACAACGTCAGCGACATCGTGGCGCGCGTCCGGCGGGCCGCCCCGGCGGTGGAGATCCTCGTCGCCGACGACAACAGCCCCGACGGCACCGGCGCGATCGCCGACACGCTGGCCGCCACCGACCCGCGGGTGCACGTGCTGCACCGGGAGGGCAAGCAGGGCCTGGGCGCGGCGTACCTGGCCGGGTTCGGGTGGGCGCGGGAACGCGGCTTCGACGCGGTGGTGGAGATGGACGCCGACGGGTCGCACGCCCCGGAGGACCTGCCCGCCCTGTTGGACGCCGCCCGGCACGCCGACGTGGTGATCGGCTCCCGGTGGACCAGCGGCGCGCGGGTGGTCAACTGGCCGCTGCACCGGCTGGCGCTGTCGCGCGGCGGCAACCTGTACGCCCGGCTGGCCCTGGGCATGCCCGTCACCGACGCCACCGGCGGCTACCGGGTCTACCGGCGCGCCGCGTTGGACGCGATCGACCTGGCGTCGGTCTGCTCGCAGGGCTACTCGTTCCAGGTGGAGCTGTCCCGGCTGGCGCACCGGGCGGGGATGCGGATCGTGGAGGTGCCGATCACCTTCGCCGAGCGGGAGCACGGCGACAGCAAGATGAGCCCGCGCATCGTCGCCGAGGCGCTGTGGCGGATCACCACCTGGGCGGTGCAGGACCGGCGGCAGGCCGTCCGCCGCGCCCTGCACGGCACCCCCACCGGTCAGGTCCGGTGGCCGTGA
- the lnt gene encoding apolipoprotein N-acyltransferase, which yields MRAEPAPERDAAAPRPLPLTVAAPAAVVAGLALLLAFPPYGVWPLAPVGVALLAAAAHRRRLRAGAGLGFLAGVAFFAPLLAWTNLHTGYLPWVLLSLLQAGYLALLGAATAWVSPLADRARWSWPVLTAVLWVGQEALRDRTPFGGFPWGRLAFSQGDAPLLRLAAVGGAPLVTFAVALAGGLLVAAGWRRWNAGAWRTPRWWRPVAGLTAGAVLVCVVGLLVPAGPAGGGSTVTVAIVQGNVPRLGLDFNAQRQAVLNNHVDATIELAARVSAGAQARPDLVVWPENSSDIDPLRNPTAGARISQAADAIGAPILVGAVLLGPGAGQVRNAGILWRPQTGPDLDQLYTKRHPVPFAEYVPLRDVARMVSKQVDRIRADFVPGSAPGVVRTGPAVLGDVICFEVAYDEVVRDTVTGGAQLLVVQTNNATFDVAEARQQLAMVRLRAVEHGRPALMASTVGVSGFVAPDGRVSDATGFNTREVVVRQLRLADGRTLATRLGYWPEVALAALAVAALVGAAALRRRERPGPG from the coding sequence ATGCGCGCCGAGCCGGCGCCGGAGCGCGACGCGGCCGCGCCCCGCCCGCTGCCCCTGACGGTGGCGGCGCCGGCGGCGGTGGTGGCCGGGTTGGCGCTGCTGCTGGCGTTCCCCCCGTACGGGGTGTGGCCGCTGGCGCCCGTCGGCGTGGCGTTGCTCGCCGCGGCGGCGCACCGGCGGCGGCTGCGGGCCGGCGCCGGCCTGGGCTTCCTGGCCGGGGTGGCGTTCTTCGCCCCGCTGCTGGCCTGGACGAACCTGCACACCGGCTACCTGCCGTGGGTGCTGTTGTCGCTGCTGCAGGCCGGCTACCTGGCGCTGCTGGGCGCCGCCACCGCCTGGGTGTCGCCGCTGGCCGACCGGGCCCGGTGGAGCTGGCCGGTGCTCACCGCGGTGCTGTGGGTAGGGCAGGAGGCGCTGCGCGACCGTACGCCGTTCGGCGGGTTCCCGTGGGGGCGGCTGGCGTTCAGCCAGGGCGACGCGCCCCTGCTGCGGCTGGCCGCAGTCGGCGGGGCGCCGCTGGTGACCTTCGCGGTCGCGCTCGCCGGCGGTCTCCTGGTGGCCGCCGGATGGCGGCGGTGGAACGCCGGTGCGTGGCGGACGCCGCGGTGGTGGCGGCCGGTGGCCGGGCTGACCGCCGGCGCGGTGCTGGTGTGCGTGGTGGGGCTGCTGGTGCCCGCCGGCCCCGCGGGCGGCGGGTCGACGGTGACCGTCGCGATCGTGCAGGGCAACGTCCCGCGCCTCGGCCTGGACTTCAACGCCCAGCGGCAGGCCGTGCTCAACAACCACGTGGACGCCACCATCGAACTGGCCGCCCGGGTCAGCGCCGGCGCGCAGGCCCGACCCGACCTGGTGGTGTGGCCGGAGAACTCCAGCGACATCGACCCGCTGCGCAACCCGACCGCCGGCGCGCGGATCTCCCAGGCCGCCGACGCGATCGGCGCGCCGATCCTGGTCGGTGCGGTGCTGCTCGGGCCCGGCGCCGGTCAGGTCCGCAACGCCGGCATCCTGTGGCGCCCGCAGACCGGCCCCGACCTGGACCAGCTGTACACCAAGCGGCACCCCGTCCCGTTCGCCGAGTACGTGCCGCTGCGCGACGTCGCCCGGATGGTCAGCAAGCAGGTCGACCGGATCCGGGCGGACTTCGTGCCCGGCAGCGCCCCCGGCGTGGTGCGCACCGGCCCGGCGGTGCTGGGCGACGTGATCTGCTTCGAGGTGGCGTACGACGAGGTGGTGCGCGACACCGTCACCGGGGGCGCGCAGCTGCTCGTCGTGCAGACCAACAACGCGACCTTCGACGTGGCCGAGGCCCGCCAGCAGCTGGCCATGGTGCGGCTGCGGGCCGTCGAGCACGGCCGGCCGGCGTTGATGGCCTCCACGGTCGGTGTGTCCGGGTTCGTTGCCCCGGACGGGCGGGTAAGCGACGCCACCGGGTTCAACACGCGTGAGGTCGTGGTCCGGCAGCTGCGCCTGGCCGACGGGCGCACCCTGGCCACCCGGCTCGGGTACTGGCCCGAGGTGGCGCTGGCGGCCCTGGCCGTGGCCGCCCTGGTCGGCGCGGCGGCCCTGCGCCGCCGGGAGCGCCCCGGACCCGGATAG
- a CDS encoding FxsA family protein, with amino-acid sequence MRRGLRFVPLAMLVAVVLELAVFVLVGRAVGFGAAVLLVFAASLLGLALLRREGMRAWRGFRAAAESGQPPGRQVTDGLVGLLGALLLAVPGLVSGLVGLLLLVPPVRRLARGGVQRTAERRVSSMVAGDLFGPRRVRVRRGAPQPTPRPDTEQPPVVVDGGRAIEGEIVER; translated from the coding sequence ATGCGCCGAGGACTGAGGTTCGTGCCACTGGCGATGCTGGTGGCGGTGGTGCTGGAGTTGGCGGTGTTCGTCCTGGTCGGGCGGGCCGTCGGGTTCGGCGCGGCGGTGCTGCTGGTGTTCGCGGCGTCGCTGCTGGGGCTGGCGCTGCTGCGCCGCGAGGGAATGCGCGCCTGGCGCGGCTTCCGGGCCGCCGCCGAGTCCGGTCAGCCGCCGGGGCGGCAGGTGACCGACGGTCTCGTGGGGCTGCTGGGCGCCCTGCTGCTCGCCGTGCCGGGGCTGGTCAGCGGGCTGGTCGGCCTGCTGCTGCTGGTGCCGCCGGTGCGCCGGCTGGCCCGCGGCGGCGTGCAACGGACCGCGGAGCGGCGGGTGTCGTCGATGGTCGCCGGTGACCTGTTCGGGCCGCGCCGGGTCCGGGTGCGGCGCGGTGCGCCGCAACCGACGCCTCGTCCGGATACGGAGCAGCCGCCGGTGGTGGTCGACGGCGGCCGGGCGATCGAGGGCGAGATCGTCGAACGCTGA
- a CDS encoding glutamate mutase L has protein sequence MNVAVCADVGSTYTKVAVVDLTDGALVAAASSPTTVGTDVLHGLDAAVAAATAGLPAREVPWYVCSSAGGGLRLAVIGYEQLVTAQAGRRVGLSAGANVVHVAAGRLGAVELSALRAARPDVVLLVGGTDGGDADTLTHNATRLARARWRVPVVLAGNVDVRDDLAGVLAAAGVPVTVADNVLPRIGVLAPASARAAIREVFLRHVIGGKRLSRGGRFARLVRAATPDAVLTGVEVLADRIGGDLAVVDVGGATTDVYSVLTPDERDSGPGREVAGTLWRARTVEGDLGMRWSAPGVVRAAAEERLLAPGEQEDLAQAAAVRAAEPGFLPAGDAERAVDRRIAALAATVAVRRHARGGATGEREGRDLRDVRLVVGSGGVLRHAPSGQAAQVLTAVLSDYAGGWPLPRAARTVVDVEYVLAAGGLLAAEHPGAAADVLARHLGG, from the coding sequence GTGAACGTCGCGGTCTGCGCCGACGTCGGGTCGACGTACACGAAGGTGGCGGTGGTCGACCTGACCGACGGTGCGCTGGTCGCGGCGGCGTCGTCGCCGACCACCGTCGGCACGGACGTGCTGCACGGCCTAGACGCGGCGGTCGCGGCGGCCACCGCCGGGCTGCCGGCCCGCGAGGTGCCGTGGTACGTGTGCTCGTCGGCGGGCGGCGGGTTGCGGCTGGCGGTGATCGGCTACGAGCAGTTGGTCACCGCGCAGGCGGGGCGGCGGGTGGGCCTGTCGGCCGGCGCGAACGTGGTGCACGTGGCGGCCGGCCGGTTGGGCGCGGTGGAGCTGTCCGCGCTGCGGGCGGCCCGCCCGGACGTGGTGCTGCTGGTCGGCGGCACCGACGGTGGGGACGCCGACACGTTGACGCACAACGCGACCCGGCTGGCCCGGGCCCGCTGGCGGGTGCCGGTGGTGCTCGCCGGCAACGTCGACGTGCGCGACGACCTGGCCGGGGTGCTGGCGGCGGCCGGGGTGCCGGTGACGGTGGCCGACAACGTGCTGCCCCGCATCGGGGTGCTCGCGCCCGCGTCGGCGCGGGCGGCGATCCGGGAGGTGTTCCTGCGGCACGTCATCGGCGGCAAGCGGCTGTCGCGGGGTGGCCGGTTCGCGCGGCTGGTGCGGGCGGCCACCCCCGACGCGGTGCTGACCGGAGTGGAGGTGCTCGCCGACCGGATCGGCGGGGACCTGGCGGTGGTGGACGTGGGTGGGGCGACCACCGACGTGTACTCGGTGCTCACCCCGGACGAGCGGGACAGCGGCCCGGGTCGGGAGGTGGCCGGCACGCTGTGGCGGGCGCGGACCGTCGAGGGGGACCTGGGCATGCGGTGGAGCGCGCCGGGCGTGGTGCGGGCCGCCGCGGAGGAGCGGCTGCTCGCGCCGGGTGAGCAGGAGGATCTGGCGCAGGCGGCGGCGGTGCGGGCGGCCGAGCCGGGGTTCCTGCCCGCCGGGGACGCGGAGCGGGCGGTGGACCGGCGGATCGCCGCGCTCGCGGCGACGGTGGCGGTGCGCCGGCACGCCCGCGGCGGCGCCACCGGCGAGCGGGAGGGGCGGGACCTGCGGGACGTGCGGTTGGTGGTGGGTTCCGGCGGGGTGCTGCGGCACGCGCCGTCCGGGCAGGCGGCGCAGGTGCTCACCGCCGTGCTGTCCGACTACGCCGGCGGGTGGCCGCTGCCGCGGGCCGCGCGCACCGTTGTGGACGTCGAGTACGTGCTGGCCGCCGGTGGGTTGCTCGCGGCGGAGCATCCGGGGGCGGCGGCCGACGTGCTGGCGCGCCACCTGGGGGGCTGA
- a CDS encoding XRE family transcriptional regulator: MANDEAAVLAAVGPRLRALRKQRGTTLSQLADATGISVSTLSRLESGGRRPTLELLLPLARAHQVPLDELVGAPAAGDPRVRSRPIVHHGVTFLPLTRRPGGLQAFKQILPPGTPTGDLDQQTHEGYEWLYVLSGRVRLLLGEHDLILTPGEVAEFDTRVPHRIHNPGPDTAELLSLFGPQGERLHVRARPRAG; the protein is encoded by the coding sequence ATGGCAAACGATGAGGCGGCGGTGCTCGCGGCGGTCGGCCCCCGGCTGCGGGCCCTGCGCAAGCAGCGCGGCACCACCCTGAGCCAGCTCGCCGACGCCACCGGCATCTCGGTCAGCACCCTGTCGCGGCTGGAGTCCGGCGGGCGCCGCCCCACCCTGGAGCTGCTGCTGCCGCTGGCCCGCGCCCACCAGGTGCCCCTCGACGAGCTCGTCGGCGCGCCCGCCGCCGGTGACCCGCGGGTGCGGTCCCGCCCGATCGTCCACCACGGCGTCACGTTCCTGCCGTTGACGCGCCGCCCGGGCGGTCTGCAGGCGTTCAAGCAGATCCTCCCACCGGGCACCCCCACCGGTGACCTGGACCAGCAGACCCACGAGGGCTACGAGTGGCTGTACGTGCTGTCGGGCCGGGTGCGGCTGCTGCTCGGCGAGCACGACCTGATCCTGACCCCGGGCGAGGTCGCCGAGTTCGACACCCGGGTGCCGCACCGGATCCACAACCCGGGCCCGGACACCGCCGAGCTGCTCAGCCTGTTCGGGCCGCAGGGGGAACGCCTGCACGTGCGGGCCCGCCCCCGCGCCGGCTGA
- a CDS encoding peptide MFS transporter, with amino-acid sequence MAGDVRSRPAGRTTFFGHPRALATLFLTEMWERFSFYGMRAILVLYLTASVADDGQGMDESTANAVYGTYNAMVYLMALPGGWVADRLIGARRSVLWGGVVIAAGHYVMAVPVGWSVFAGMALIVLGTGLLKPNISTMVGGLYDRDSPRRDAGFSIFYMGINLGAFIAPLVTGFLGEKINWHLGFGAAAVGMTLGVIQYVLGRRGLGEAGARPADPLLGADRRRALTRAGVATIVLLLLIAALAVAGLFTVNTVVNLLTAVTVLVAVGYFARIMTDRELSGTERSRMKAYLWLFVFAAAFWLIYDQAGSVLNIFAAENTDRDVAGFTFPASWLQSVNPILIIVGAPLFALLWLRLGHRVSTPAKFAVGLVLNGLSFVLMAAAARAAVGGDLVSPWWLVAVFAIQVAGELSLSPVGLSATTRLAPVKYASQMMGLWFLAAAVGDAIGGQVARLADTWPEPTYFLTFGLASVAFGLGAVFFTRHIRTLMSGIH; translated from the coding sequence ATGGCCGGTGACGTCCGGAGCCGACCGGCGGGTCGGACGACCTTCTTCGGGCATCCGCGGGCCCTCGCCACCCTCTTCCTCACCGAGATGTGGGAGCGGTTCAGCTTCTACGGGATGCGGGCGATCCTGGTGCTCTACCTCACCGCATCGGTGGCCGACGACGGTCAGGGCATGGACGAGTCCACCGCCAACGCGGTCTACGGGACGTACAACGCGATGGTCTACCTGATGGCGCTGCCGGGCGGCTGGGTGGCCGACCGGCTGATCGGCGCCCGGCGCAGCGTGCTGTGGGGCGGCGTCGTCATCGCGGCCGGGCACTACGTGATGGCCGTGCCGGTCGGGTGGAGCGTCTTCGCGGGGATGGCGCTGATCGTGCTCGGCACGGGCCTGCTCAAGCCGAACATCTCCACCATGGTCGGTGGCCTGTACGACCGGGACTCCCCGCGCCGCGACGCCGGGTTCTCCATCTTCTACATGGGCATCAACCTGGGGGCGTTCATCGCCCCGCTGGTCACCGGCTTCCTCGGCGAGAAGATCAACTGGCATCTGGGCTTCGGCGCGGCGGCGGTCGGCATGACCCTCGGCGTGATCCAGTACGTGCTGGGCCGCCGGGGCCTCGGCGAGGCCGGTGCCCGCCCGGCCGACCCGCTGCTCGGCGCGGACCGCCGCCGCGCGCTCACCCGGGCCGGCGTGGCGACGATCGTGCTGCTGCTCCTGATCGCCGCCCTCGCCGTGGCCGGGCTGTTCACCGTGAACACCGTGGTGAACCTCCTCACGGCGGTCACCGTGCTGGTCGCCGTCGGCTACTTCGCGCGGATCATGACCGACCGGGAGTTGAGCGGCACCGAACGCAGCCGCATGAAGGCGTACCTGTGGCTGTTCGTGTTCGCCGCCGCGTTCTGGCTGATCTACGACCAGGCCGGGTCGGTGCTGAACATCTTCGCCGCCGAGAACACCGACCGGGATGTCGCCGGGTTCACGTTCCCGGCGTCGTGGCTCCAGTCGGTCAACCCGATCCTGATCATCGTCGGGGCGCCCCTGTTCGCGCTGCTCTGGCTGCGCCTGGGCCACCGCGTGTCCACCCCGGCCAAGTTCGCCGTCGGGCTGGTGCTCAACGGCCTGTCGTTCGTGCTGATGGCCGCCGCCGCGCGGGCCGCCGTCGGCGGCGACCTGGTGTCCCCGTGGTGGTTGGTGGCGGTCTTCGCCATCCAGGTCGCCGGTGAGCTGTCGCTCAGCCCGGTCGGCCTGTCGGCCACCACCAGGCTGGCGCCGGTGAAGTACGCCAGCCAGATGATGGGGCTGTGGTTCCTCGCCGCCGCGGTCGGCGACGCGATCGGCGGCCAGGTCGCCCGGCTCGCCGACACCTGGCCGGAGCCGACGTACTTCCTCACCTTCGGGCTGGCGTCGGTGGCGTTCGGCCTCGGCGCGGTGTTCTTCACCCGGCACATCCGGACGCTGATGTCCGGTATCCACTGA
- a CDS encoding OAM dimerization domain-containing protein, with product MTAAAEKKIVRPYGDTTGDGMVQVSFTLPVPHDKRAEGAAIQLAGKMGIDPAMLVHAKQMGDGYTFFVVYGRANHLVDLSAVQVVERDFPLLSAKEVNSLVKQRLRRKLSVVGACIGTDAHTVGIDAILNVKGIAGEKGLEYYRELKVTNLGAQVSVPELVEAARVEKADAVLVSQVVTQRDAHLHNTREMSAAFREAMPAGRRPLLIVGGPRFDETMAEELGVDRIFGRGTTPGEVASFLVHALVTEKKARV from the coding sequence GTGACGGCGGCGGCGGAGAAGAAGATCGTCCGGCCGTACGGGGACACCACCGGCGACGGGATGGTGCAGGTGTCGTTCACGCTGCCGGTGCCGCACGACAAGCGGGCCGAGGGCGCGGCGATCCAGTTGGCCGGGAAGATGGGCATCGACCCGGCGATGCTGGTGCACGCGAAGCAGATGGGCGACGGGTACACGTTCTTCGTCGTGTACGGGCGGGCGAACCACCTGGTGGACCTGTCCGCGGTGCAGGTGGTGGAGCGGGACTTCCCGCTGCTGTCGGCCAAGGAGGTCAACTCCCTGGTGAAGCAGCGGTTGCGGCGCAAGCTGTCGGTGGTGGGGGCGTGCATCGGCACCGACGCGCACACCGTGGGTATCGACGCGATCCTGAACGTCAAGGGCATCGCCGGGGAGAAGGGCCTGGAGTACTACCGGGAGTTGAAGGTCACCAACCTGGGCGCGCAGGTCAGCGTGCCGGAGCTGGTGGAGGCGGCCCGGGTGGAGAAGGCCGACGCGGTGCTGGTGTCGCAGGTGGTGACGCAACGCGACGCGCACCTGCACAACACGCGGGAGATGTCCGCGGCGTTCCGGGAGGCGATGCCGGCCGGGCGGCGGCCGCTGCTGATCGTCGGGGGGCCGCGGTTCGACGAGACGATGGCCGAGGAGTTGGGCGTGGACCGGATCTTCGGTCGCGGCACCACCCCGGGTGAGGTGGCCAGTTTCCTGGTGCACGCGCTGGTCACGGAGAAGAAGGCGAGAGTATGA
- a CDS encoding bifunctional NAD(P)/FAD-dependent oxidoreductase/class I SAM-dependent methyltransferase has product MEQRYDVVVVGGGAAGLAGALALSRARRSVLVVDAGEPRNAPAGHVHNYLGREGTPPGELLAAGRAEVAGYGGEVRPGRVTDAVRDGADFVLTLDGGRTVRARRLLVTTGLVDELPDVPGLAQRWGRDVLHCPYCHGWEVRDRRVGVLATSGLGVHQAQLWRQWSPHVVLLRHDAPEPTAEEAEQLAAREIPVVDGPVAELLVSGDALTGVRLASGEVVELDAVVVATRTTARPDVLAPLGLTPVQVEMGGHVFGSQYPAAADGATAVPGVWVAGNVADVRAQVLSSAAAGLAAGASINADLVAEDTREAVHDYRHRRATLFTEAAWEERYQSRPAVWSGRPNAQLVTEAAGLAPGRALDVGSGEGADAVWLAERGWRVTAVDISTTALERAAAHADAAGAQVAERIEWTHADLREKPPTEGGYDLVSAHFMQLPGDERRALFARLADAVAPGGTLLIVGHHPRDLRSSAHRMHFPEMMYTAEEIAAELDPAGWEVRAAEARPRTAVNPDGQEHRVHDAVLVAHRRPA; this is encoded by the coding sequence GTGGAGCAGAGATACGACGTGGTGGTGGTCGGGGGCGGCGCGGCCGGGCTCGCCGGGGCGCTGGCCCTGTCCCGGGCGCGGCGGTCGGTGCTGGTGGTCGACGCCGGCGAACCGCGCAACGCCCCGGCCGGGCACGTGCACAACTACCTGGGCCGGGAGGGCACGCCGCCCGGTGAGCTGCTGGCCGCCGGGCGCGCCGAGGTGGCCGGCTACGGCGGGGAGGTCCGGCCCGGCCGGGTCACCGACGCCGTCCGCGACGGCGCGGACTTCGTCCTCACCCTCGACGGCGGTCGCACGGTGCGGGCGCGGCGGCTGCTGGTGACCACCGGGCTGGTCGACGAGCTGCCCGACGTCCCGGGCCTGGCCCAGCGGTGGGGCCGCGACGTGCTGCACTGCCCGTACTGCCACGGGTGGGAGGTGCGCGACCGCCGGGTCGGGGTGCTGGCCACCAGCGGGCTCGGGGTGCACCAGGCGCAGCTGTGGCGGCAGTGGAGCCCGCACGTGGTGCTGCTGCGCCACGACGCGCCGGAGCCGACCGCGGAGGAGGCCGAGCAGCTCGCCGCCCGGGAGATCCCCGTGGTGGACGGCCCGGTCGCCGAGCTCCTGGTGTCCGGGGACGCGCTCACCGGCGTCCGGCTGGCCTCCGGCGAGGTGGTCGAGCTCGACGCGGTCGTGGTGGCGACCCGGACCACCGCCCGCCCGGACGTCCTGGCCCCGCTCGGCCTCACACCGGTCCAGGTGGAGATGGGTGGGCACGTCTTCGGCAGCCAGTACCCCGCCGCCGCCGACGGCGCCACCGCCGTGCCGGGCGTGTGGGTGGCCGGCAACGTGGCCGACGTCCGCGCCCAGGTGCTCAGCTCCGCAGCCGCGGGGCTGGCCGCCGGTGCGTCGATCAACGCCGACCTGGTGGCGGAGGACACCCGCGAGGCCGTCCACGACTACCGGCACCGGCGCGCCACCCTGTTCACCGAGGCCGCCTGGGAGGAGCGCTACCAGTCCCGTCCGGCGGTGTGGAGCGGACGGCCCAACGCGCAGCTGGTCACCGAGGCCGCCGGGCTGGCCCCCGGCCGGGCCCTGGACGTGGGCAGCGGCGAGGGCGCCGACGCGGTGTGGCTCGCCGAGAGGGGCTGGCGGGTCACCGCCGTGGACATCTCCACCACCGCGCTGGAGCGCGCCGCCGCCCACGCCGACGCGGCCGGCGCGCAGGTCGCCGAACGGATCGAGTGGACGCACGCCGACCTGCGGGAGAAGCCGCCCACCGAGGGCGGCTACGACCTGGTGAGCGCCCACTTCATGCAGCTGCCCGGCGACGAGCGGCGGGCCCTGTTCGCCCGGCTCGCCGACGCGGTGGCCCCCGGCGGCACCCTGCTGATCGTCGGGCACCACCCGCGGGACCTGCGCAGCAGCGCCCACCGGATGCACTTCCCGGAGATGATGTACACCGCCGAGGAGATCGCCGCGGAGCTGGACCCGGCCGGCTGGGAGGTGCGGGCCGCCGAGGCACGCCCGCGTACCGCGGTGAATCCGGACGGACAGGAGCACAGGGTCCACGACGCCGTGCTGGTCGCCCACCGCCGCCCGGCCTGA
- a CDS encoding pyridoxamine 5'-phosphate oxidase family protein: protein MGKTYDRIDGRLRTFIDDQPMFFTATAPLAGDGTINLSPKGLRGSWAVLDDQTVAYLDFAGSNAETVAHLRENGRITLMWCAFQGPPNIVRVHGRGEPVFRDDPRWPDLLRHFPDIDTGQHGLRAIIVVRAELIRDTCGYAVPFMSYDADRDLHAKRFTREDDESLSAYFAKKEHVAQSIDGLPGLPLPLPPTPPA from the coding sequence GTGGGAAAGACGTACGACCGCATCGACGGCCGCCTCCGGACCTTCATCGACGACCAGCCCATGTTCTTCACCGCCACCGCGCCGCTGGCCGGTGACGGCACCATCAACCTCTCGCCGAAGGGGCTGCGCGGGTCGTGGGCCGTCCTCGACGACCAGACGGTGGCCTACCTCGACTTCGCCGGCAGCAACGCCGAGACGGTCGCCCACCTGCGGGAGAACGGCCGGATCACGCTGATGTGGTGCGCGTTCCAGGGTCCGCCGAACATCGTGCGGGTGCACGGCCGCGGCGAGCCGGTCTTCCGCGACGACCCGCGCTGGCCGGACCTGCTGCGCCACTTCCCGGACATCGACACCGGCCAGCACGGGCTGCGGGCGATCATCGTGGTGCGCGCCGAGCTGATCCGCGACACCTGCGGCTACGCGGTGCCGTTCATGAGCTACGACGCCGACCGGGACCTGCACGCCAAGCGCTTCACCCGCGAGGACGACGAGTCGCTGAGCGCCTACTTCGCCAAGAAGGAGCACGTCGCGCAGAGCATCGACGGCCTGCCCGGCCTGCCGTTGCCGCTGCCGCCGACCCCGCCGGCCTGA
- a CDS encoding hotdog domain-containing protein yields MTDTRLGLTVTHRRYVPYAHAHYAGNLVDGAYALGLFGDVATEVCIRADGDEGLFASYSDVQFRAPMRAGDVLEVSATVTRVGSRSRTIDFEARVVCRGRPDRSESAAEVLDPPIVAVTATGTVVVPPPA; encoded by the coding sequence ATGACCGACACGAGGCTCGGGTTGACGGTGACGCACCGCCGGTATGTGCCGTACGCGCACGCGCACTACGCGGGCAATCTGGTCGACGGGGCGTACGCGCTCGGGTTGTTCGGTGACGTGGCCACCGAGGTGTGCATCCGCGCCGACGGCGACGAGGGGCTGTTCGCGTCCTATTCGGACGTGCAGTTCCGGGCGCCGATGCGGGCTGGGGACGTGCTGGAGGTGTCGGCGACGGTGACCCGGGTGGGCAGCCGCAGCCGCACCATCGACTTCGAGGCGCGGGTGGTGTGCCGGGGCCGGCCGGACCGGTCGGAGTCGGCCGCGGAGGTCCTCGACCCGCCGATCGTGGCGGTGACCGCGACCGGCACGGTGGTCGTACCGCCGCCGGCGTGA